One region of Gammaproteobacteria bacterium genomic DNA includes:
- a CDS encoding FtsX-like permease family protein has translation MFFLAIRHLMSRKRQTTLIFLGISLGTMMYTVISGLQLGMRDFITERLLNNTSHIKISAREQIIDQGEMTRRFYGEDERVRWLIPPAGLREEAHIIYPQGWFDRLREDPEVLGYSPSLAMSVIISKGKTRLPSSLVGIIPALHSRVMKVEEYIKQGSLFDLSGGGHKVIVGKGMLDKLGLKVGDTILASSGLSEPRPLKIVGVLEFGIKGIDDAIMFGALRDVQAINRTPGRISDIAVNLVDMNRAHDLAAAWGLTSADKVESWEQANANFMEIFKFQDIVRLAVTFAILLVAGFGIYNVLSIMISQKKREIAILRSIGYPPKYILELFLTQGIILGITGAIIGLLFGHFINLYLSTIELGRQGPMGGHLIISYAPSIYLSGFLLAFVSAVLASILPAHAASRLTPLEIIRSEV, from the coding sequence GTGTTTTTTCTTGCAATTCGGCATCTGATGTCTCGTAAGCGGCAAACCACGCTTATCTTTCTTGGTATCAGTCTTGGTACCATGATGTATACCGTGATCTCGGGATTGCAACTGGGGATGCGTGATTTCATCACCGAACGGCTACTCAATAATACCTCGCACATCAAGATTTCCGCGCGTGAACAAATCATCGATCAAGGAGAGATGACTCGCCGTTTTTACGGTGAGGATGAACGGGTTCGCTGGCTGATTCCACCAGCGGGTCTGCGTGAAGAAGCGCACATCATCTATCCGCAAGGTTGGTTTGATCGGCTGCGCGAAGACCCTGAAGTGCTTGGGTACTCCCCGAGTCTGGCGATGAGCGTCATCATCAGCAAAGGTAAGACCAGGCTACCTTCCAGTCTGGTGGGTATCATTCCCGCGCTACACAGTCGCGTCATGAAGGTAGAAGAATATATCAAGCAGGGTAGTCTTTTCGATCTGAGTGGCGGCGGCCATAAGGTCATTGTGGGTAAAGGTATGCTGGATAAATTGGGGCTCAAAGTGGGCGACACTATCCTCGCCTCATCCGGTCTTTCTGAACCCAGGCCTTTGAAAATTGTCGGCGTACTCGAATTTGGTATCAAAGGTATCGATGATGCGATCATGTTTGGCGCTTTGCGTGATGTTCAGGCTATCAACCGTACACCTGGGCGTATCAGCGATATCGCGGTAAATCTGGTCGATATGAATCGGGCCCATGATCTGGCTGCTGCGTGGGGTTTGACCAGCGCCGACAAAGTCGAAAGTTGGGAACAGGCCAACGCCAATTTTATGGAGATTTTCAAGTTTCAGGATATAGTACGTCTGGCAGTGACTTTCGCTATCTTACTTGTCGCCGGGTTTGGCATATACAATGTGCTCAGTATCATGATTAGCCAGAAGAAGCGTGAAATCGCCATTTTGCGCTCAATAGGCTATCCACCAAAATACATTCTGGAACTTTTTCTTACCCAGGGCATCATTCTGGGCATTACAGGCGCCATAATTGGCTTGCTGTTTGGACATTTTATCAATCTGTATCTATCCACTATCGAACTGGGTAGACAAGGCCCTATGGGAGGGCATCTCATCATCTCATATGCGCCGTCTATCTATCTCAGTGGTTTTTTACTTGCTTTCGTTTCGGCTGTGCTTGCCAGCATATTGCCGGCACATGCTGCCAGCCGTTTAACACCGCTTGAAATTATCAGGTCGGAAGTCTAA
- a CDS encoding efflux RND transporter periplasmic adaptor subunit: MIEFVKHHILLVSSLFIAVVLGIGVWFSLQKVEIEYVNPKFGDITESIYGLGKVKTDEVYDVKIAIIKTVKKLYVREGDEVKRGQMLVELEDNLRFAAPFDGVVSYIAFHEAQSVFPQQTLLRLEGMSGKYIEVSLEQQGALRVQKGQSVRILFESIRGEQLHGTVSALFSRNEEFLAHIHVDNLSKNVLPGMTADVAIEVGKKNNTLLVPLAAVSDGRVKVLRNGKKQTVTVSIGGVDGNWAEVTEGDLQQSDQIIVKRR, encoded by the coding sequence GTGATCGAATTCGTCAAACACCATATCTTGCTGGTCTCCAGCCTGTTTATTGCTGTTGTATTGGGGATTGGCGTCTGGTTCTCGCTGCAGAAAGTCGAGATCGAATATGTCAACCCGAAATTTGGTGACATTACCGAGTCGATTTATGGCCTGGGCAAGGTCAAGACCGACGAGGTTTATGACGTCAAAATTGCCATCATAAAAACAGTGAAAAAGTTGTACGTACGCGAGGGAGATGAAGTAAAGCGCGGCCAGATGCTGGTCGAGCTTGAGGATAATTTGCGTTTTGCGGCTCCCTTCGACGGCGTAGTCAGTTATATCGCTTTTCATGAAGCCCAGTCGGTATTCCCACAACAAACACTGCTTCGTCTCGAAGGTATGTCTGGTAAATACATTGAGGTTTCATTAGAGCAGCAAGGCGCCTTGCGTGTGCAAAAGGGGCAATCGGTGCGAATTTTGTTTGAGAGCATCCGTGGGGAACAGTTGCACGGCACGGTATCGGCGCTGTTTTCACGTAATGAAGAATTTCTGGCGCATATTCATGTTGATAATCTGAGCAAGAATGTTTTACCCGGCATGACGGCAGATGTCGCCATAGAAGTGGGTAAGAAAAATAATACTCTACTCGTGCCCCTGGCCGCAGTGAGCGATGGACGAGTGAAGGTGTTGCGCAATGGTAAAAAGCAAACCGTAACCGTATCAATCGGTGGCGTGGACGGAAACTGGGCCGAAGTCACGGAAGGCGATTTGCAGCAAAGCGATCAAATCATCGTAAAGAGAAGATAA
- a CDS encoding Spy/CpxP family protein refolding chaperone produces MRYSVVLQAALLASAVATSPVYAGDKSGHPHDDMGGWQDSSGHHGGKEWGGEHGWKGDWSVEDRLAKMKTHLKLSDQQVAQIKDIFERSDLQLKPLQEQSKSNREQIRAMVDSGSINDAELERLAKAQGDLKAQKIIIRSKSRVDVMNVLNADQLAQFKEYWNKRGHHGKGWSE; encoded by the coding sequence ATGCGATATTCTGTAGTTCTTCAGGCGGCCTTACTCGCCAGTGCTGTTGCGACAAGTCCCGTGTACGCCGGCGACAAGAGTGGCCATCCCCACGACGATATGGGTGGCTGGCAAGATAGCAGCGGGCATCATGGAGGCAAAGAGTGGGGCGGCGAACATGGCTGGAAGGGTGATTGGTCAGTAGAAGATCGTCTCGCCAAAATGAAAACCCATCTCAAACTCAGTGACCAACAAGTGGCGCAGATCAAAGATATTTTCGAACGCTCAGATCTTCAGTTAAAGCCTCTACAAGAACAAAGTAAGAGCAATCGCGAACAAATTCGCGCCATGGTTGATAGCGGAAGCATCAATGATGCAGAGCTAGAGCGTTTGGCCAAGGCTCAGGGTGATTTAAAAGCACAAAAAATCATCATACGCAGTAAAAGTCGCGTCGATGTCATGAATGTCCTGAATGCCGACCAATTGGCGCAGTTCAAGGAATACTGGAATAAACGCGGCCATCACGGCAAAGGCTGGAGCGAGTAA
- a CDS encoding dihydrofolate reductase family protein: protein MRVKCSVYIATSVDGYIARPDGDIEWLHNPKYAESKMNGLQYEDFVADIDAIVMGRNSYEKVRTFGFWPYEDIPVIVLTSHSFLVPDELKDKVQIYNLPPPSLVSVLAQQGYRHLYIDGGKTIQGFLNADLIDELTVTHIPILLGEGIRLFENVHHQIELNLITSASSDNGFVQSRYTVRKQV from the coding sequence ATGCGAGTAAAGTGTTCAGTATATATTGCCACGAGTGTAGACGGTTATATCGCCAGACCAGACGGCGATATCGAATGGTTACACAATCCGAAATATGCCGAGTCCAAAATGAATGGACTGCAATATGAAGACTTTGTTGCGGACATTGACGCCATTGTCATGGGCCGAAACTCTTATGAAAAAGTGCGTACATTTGGTTTCTGGCCTTACGAAGATATTCCGGTTATTGTGCTTACCAGTCATTCCTTCCTCGTTCCTGACGAACTAAAGGACAAAGTTCAGATCTATAATCTTCCACCGCCGAGCCTGGTATCTGTTTTAGCACAGCAGGGTTATCGTCATTTGTATATTGATGGCGGTAAAACAATACAGGGATTTCTAAATGCGGATTTAATCGACGAGCTCACCGTCACTCATATCCCAATTTTGCTTGGCGAAGGTATACGTCTTTTTGAAAATGTACATCACCAAATTGAGTTAAATCTTATTACTTCCGCCAGTTCTGATAATGGTTTTGTCCAAAGTCGGTATACGGTGCGAAAACAGGTATAG
- a CDS encoding beta-lactamase family protein, producing MLFSFRCILFVGTSLSLFFRGTSKITLLVSSVALVLCSCSGLPTMHQGSDVDREQRIKTYLDGVVESGMTPGIQYIVLNEEKVLFEYASGRAVVNGPAMSMQTPMMLYSATKLFTAVAVLQLVDQNKIQLDDLLSKYLPDIPYKSVTIGQVLGHRAGIPDAMIGKMYVHPDHEHGKLDLKAMLTETLNKNPKLKFEPGSDVKYSNLGYALLGELIRKVSGVSYETYVVDNILKPLGMETGTDFTFDKFEADSKGYARRFSLIGMLIGMLIDNLTQEKVDGWITYKEHWYFNFPAHGGLITNAPSTALFVQDMLAANPKTLSVKMKSEFFKLQGEWNSTLLNSTHNARSWFYNNKGVTPFYFHEGSAFGYISELRVYPEAGIASVLLVNTTHRDHKTVMEKVDGEFLTP from the coding sequence ATGTTGTTTTCTTTCCGGTGTATTCTTTTTGTTGGCACCAGCTTGTCATTATTTTTTCGAGGCACCTCCAAAATTACCTTATTGGTTTCGTCAGTCGCATTGGTATTGTGTTCCTGCTCGGGCCTTCCAACTATGCACCAGGGCTCGGACGTCGACCGGGAACAAAGGATCAAGACATATCTTGATGGCGTAGTCGAATCGGGAATGACGCCGGGTATTCAATACATCGTACTCAATGAAGAGAAAGTCTTGTTTGAATATGCCAGCGGTAGGGCAGTGGTAAATGGTCCGGCGATGAGCATGCAAACGCCGATGATGCTTTACTCCGCGACGAAACTTTTTACGGCTGTGGCAGTGTTACAACTGGTCGATCAAAACAAAATTCAACTTGACGATTTACTCAGCAAATATTTGCCGGACATTCCATATAAGTCGGTAACCATAGGGCAAGTGCTCGGTCATCGTGCCGGTATCCCAGACGCCATGATAGGTAAAATGTATGTGCACCCAGACCATGAGCATGGGAAGCTGGATCTTAAGGCGATGCTCACCGAAACACTTAATAAAAATCCCAAGCTAAAATTCGAACCTGGAAGCGATGTGAAGTACAGCAATCTGGGTTATGCCTTGCTAGGAGAATTGATTAGAAAAGTGAGTGGAGTTTCCTATGAAACATACGTGGTCGACAATATACTCAAACCTCTGGGCATGGAAACCGGGACAGACTTCACATTCGACAAGTTTGAAGCCGACTCTAAAGGATACGCCCGTCGGTTTTCGTTAATCGGTATGCTCATTGGTATGTTGATCGATAATTTAACGCAAGAAAAAGTAGATGGATGGATAACGTATAAGGAGCATTGGTATTTTAATTTTCCCGCTCACGGTGGTCTGATTACTAATGCACCTTCAACGGCTCTGTTTGTACAGGACATGTTGGCTGCAAACCCTAAGACACTTTCAGTGAAAATGAAGTCAGAATTTTTCAAGCTACAGGGTGAATGGAACTCCACTTTGCTCAATTCCACGCACAACGCGCGTTCCTGGTTTTATAACAACAAAGGCGTTACACCTTTCTATTTTCATGAAGGTAGCGCGTTTGGCTATATTTCGGAGTTACGTGTATACCCCGAGGCGGGTATTGCATCGGTATTATTGGTGAACACCACGCATCGGGATCACAAAACGGTGATGGAAAAAGTCGATGGTGAATTTCTTACCCCATAG
- a CDS encoding phosphate/phosphite/phosphonate ABC transporter substrate-binding protein, which translates to MHSFLKYLLLTSIVFFSVASNAKASSVRQGEDGLVFGLLPFMSPISLFKRFAPLRDYIMQNANEEIVFETANGFDEFVARTKKKQYDIILTAPHFVNSAIDTGHYKLLATFKSPLSANILVRGNSEIRDVKDLRGKKIGHAPETAFIPVIGRKYLDKVGLKGEKAPVYKSYRTHNAAYHALTAGEIEAAIIGPYLVKNAIEKDGLRLIAKSNDFPSIAVLGSKRVSTTTLDKISKTLIGMENTPEGSLALTQMSCPGFREASNTEFNVLRTYLSSLD; encoded by the coding sequence ATGCATAGTTTTTTAAAATACCTGCTGCTTACGTCCATCGTTTTTTTCTCCGTTGCGTCAAATGCCAAGGCCTCCTCTGTCCGGCAGGGCGAAGATGGTCTGGTGTTCGGGCTATTGCCCTTTATGAGCCCTATCTCATTATTCAAACGCTTTGCCCCCTTGCGGGACTACATCATGCAAAATGCGAATGAAGAAATCGTCTTTGAGACCGCCAATGGTTTTGACGAATTCGTTGCCAGAACCAAGAAAAAACAGTACGACATCATTCTCACGGCGCCCCACTTCGTCAACTCCGCTATTGATACCGGACACTATAAATTATTAGCCACGTTTAAATCCCCTTTGTCGGCCAATATACTGGTGCGAGGAAATAGTGAGATACGGGACGTCAAGGATTTGCGCGGAAAAAAAATCGGCCATGCGCCTGAGACGGCGTTTATTCCGGTTATTGGTCGAAAATATCTGGACAAGGTCGGCTTGAAAGGTGAGAAAGCGCCGGTATATAAATCCTATCGTACCCATAATGCTGCCTACCATGCCTTGACTGCCGGAGAAATTGAGGCCGCTATCATCGGCCCCTATCTGGTGAAGAATGCCATTGAAAAAGATGGCCTAAGATTGATAGCCAAAAGCAATGATTTTCCTTCGATTGCGGTTTTGGGTTCCAAACGCGTATCTACAACAACATTAGACAAAATAAGCAAAACGCTTATCGGCATGGAAAATACGCCTGAAGGCTCGCTTGCACTAACCCAAATGTCCTGTCCGGGTTTCCGAGAAGCGTCCAACACGGAGTTTAATGTTCTTCGCACCTATTTGTCATCGTTGGACTAG
- a CDS encoding EAL domain-containing protein produces the protein MNLFKPNLALRMVLVIVGIEIIMLSLLVWNSVRLISSSHAELFERTVTEETFLLADSLATGLTFRDRAILKDVLFLLKDKENLVYAQVTDRTDAISATIGNPPHNALPDTSYKQALKDGIYDVEHRVELGNQFLGTLKAGFSIEEVEKLTNETRLQNATIALLMLVLSILVTVATGVYLMRRFDILNAGALALKSGNLEHRIPVKTNDEIGDLADTFNQLAEHLENTQAELQKEHQALEEKTRHLHTLLNGVNAVIFEANARNIGFRFVSNEAACLLKYPIDAWYEDKFWMNQIYEEDLDRVYSQWLECAQPAGRCTQDYRVFDSEGELLWIRHIANFEENSDGVLIARGLLIDITEEKHNADHISYLATHDSLTGLINRHQFFQEIKTQVQMANRYGHQSALLFIDLDQFKYINDTFGHFAGDECLIQVAKTLHASIRMSDILCRLGGDEFAIILPIVKHGEAEEFAHLLLQRLNEKKITYSGHHSYISASIGIVLFPLHGKNPDDLLAKADLAMYNAKNLGRNRYFSYRDDSGEDNFMEKKIHWATEIKSALSEDRFRLHYQPIIDLQTDSLSHYEVLLRMLDRNGNIIEPSDFIDVAERFGLIYDIDKWVIENAIRMQNYLNIAGHSPAFAINLSGFFFGSEECLRYVRKQIELYRIDPTKLIFEVTETVALRDLEKATTFIDSLRKLGCRFALDDFGVGFASFQYLKNLTIDYIKIDGHFIRDLHIEPQDLVFVKAILTVAQSLGIETIAEFVDNHLITAKLKDIGVEKGQGYHWSPPRELHEFYDASFFSYADKRISTAKPKNLLMVD, from the coding sequence ATGAACTTATTTAAGCCCAATCTTGCGTTGCGCATGGTCCTGGTGATTGTCGGTATTGAGATTATTATGCTTTCTTTACTGGTGTGGAATAGCGTACGCCTTATTAGCTCCAGTCATGCGGAGTTATTCGAAAGAACGGTGACCGAAGAGACATTCCTGCTAGCCGATTCACTTGCCACCGGCTTGACCTTTCGTGACAGAGCTATCTTAAAAGATGTCCTTTTTCTACTTAAAGACAAAGAGAATCTTGTTTATGCACAAGTGACTGACAGGACCGATGCTATATCCGCCACGATCGGTAACCCTCCACACAACGCTCTACCCGATACTAGCTACAAACAGGCACTGAAAGACGGAATTTATGACGTCGAACATCGGGTCGAATTGGGAAATCAGTTTCTCGGCACGTTAAAGGCCGGTTTCTCAATCGAAGAAGTTGAGAAATTGACCAATGAAACGCGATTGCAGAACGCGACTATTGCACTATTGATGCTCGTACTCTCCATACTTGTTACGGTGGCAACCGGCGTCTATCTAATGCGTCGTTTCGACATCCTCAACGCCGGTGCGCTGGCCCTTAAAAGCGGGAATCTTGAACATCGCATCCCTGTAAAAACGAATGACGAAATCGGTGACCTTGCTGATACTTTTAATCAGTTGGCCGAACACCTGGAGAATACTCAGGCTGAACTACAAAAAGAGCATCAGGCACTTGAGGAAAAGACCCGACATCTGCATACCTTGCTCAACGGCGTAAACGCGGTCATCTTCGAGGCCAATGCGCGAAATATTGGTTTCCGATTTGTCAGCAACGAAGCCGCCTGTCTGCTGAAGTATCCAATTGACGCGTGGTATGAAGACAAATTCTGGATGAATCAAATATATGAAGAAGATCTTGATCGGGTTTATAGCCAGTGGCTAGAGTGCGCGCAACCCGCAGGAAGATGCACTCAAGACTATCGCGTGTTTGACTCTGAAGGCGAATTACTCTGGATTAGACATATCGCCAACTTTGAAGAAAACAGCGATGGAGTGTTGATAGCACGCGGCTTGCTCATCGATATCACTGAAGAGAAGCATAATGCGGATCATATATCCTACCTGGCCACGCATGATTCACTTACTGGTTTGATAAATCGACACCAGTTTTTTCAAGAAATAAAAACGCAAGTACAGATGGCAAACCGCTATGGTCATCAGAGTGCCTTGCTTTTTATTGACCTCGATCAGTTCAAATATATCAATGACACCTTTGGACACTTTGCCGGTGATGAATGTTTGATACAAGTGGCAAAAACCTTACATGCCTCTATCCGCATGTCAGACATATTGTGTCGCTTGGGTGGCGACGAATTCGCCATCATTTTGCCTATCGTTAAGCATGGAGAGGCGGAAGAATTCGCTCATTTGCTACTCCAGCGCCTGAACGAAAAGAAGATCACATATAGTGGCCATCATTCCTATATCAGTGCAAGCATAGGTATTGTGCTTTTTCCATTGCATGGCAAGAATCCCGATGATTTATTGGCCAAGGCCGATCTGGCGATGTATAACGCAAAGAATCTTGGTCGTAATCGCTATTTCTCCTATCGGGATGATTCCGGCGAAGATAATTTTATGGAGAAAAAGATACACTGGGCCACGGAAATTAAAAGCGCGTTGTCGGAAGACAGGTTTAGACTACACTATCAACCTATAATTGATTTACAAACAGACTCACTATCTCATTACGAAGTTTTGTTACGCATGCTTGATCGAAATGGAAACATCATAGAACCATCGGACTTTATAGATGTTGCCGAACGATTTGGCCTGATTTACGACATCGATAAATGGGTCATCGAAAACGCCATACGGATGCAAAACTATCTTAATATCGCTGGCCACAGCCCGGCGTTCGCCATCAACCTGTCTGGCTTCTTTTTTGGGTCTGAAGAATGCTTGCGTTACGTTAGAAAACAAATCGAGTTATACCGCATAGATCCGACAAAATTAATTTTTGAAGTTACAGAAACTGTCGCATTAAGAGACTTGGAAAAAGCTACTACTTTTATTGATTCTTTGCGTAAACTGGGATGCCGATTTGCGCTGGATGATTTTGGGGTTGGATTTGCTTCATTCCAATATTTAAAAAATCTGACGATAGACTATATAAAAATTGATGGTCATTTCATACGAGATTTACACATTGAACCGCAGGATCTGGTCTTCGTGAAGGCGATACTCACTGTCGCCCAAAGCCTGGGCATAGAGACTATTGCAGAATTCGTCGATAATCATCTAATCACCGCAAAATTAAAAGATATCGGCGTGGAAAAGGGACAAGGCTATCATTGGTCTCCGCCTAGAGAGCTTCATGAATTCTATGATGCATCATTTTTTTCTTACGCCGACAAGCGTATCTCTACAGCGAAGCCAAAAAACTTACTCATGGTTGACTAA
- a CDS encoding serine hydrolase has translation MDNWVAEKDDIQLYHLLNMNTGLDCNDHSGTSAGNESRMYRERDWYRFLLEQKMIYTLGEHYAYCTAGVNMLGGIILKASGARNNRVAISPTYKIDDYVSFRVDVFYARASAKPFKDKIGFVNDQAGATLQLIWRF, from the coding sequence TTGGATAACTGGGTCGCTGAAAAAGACGATATTCAGTTGTACCACTTGCTGAATATGAACACAGGCCTGGACTGTAATGATCACAGCGGCACATCGGCAGGAAATGAGTCGCGAATGTATCGTGAGCGCGATTGGTATCGTTTTTTGTTAGAACAAAAAATGATTTATACCCTTGGTGAGCACTATGCCTACTGCACCGCCGGCGTCAATATGCTGGGTGGTATTATTCTCAAGGCTAGCGGAGCACGAAACAATAGAGTGGCGATTTCTCCCACCTACAAGATTGATGACTATGTCAGCTTTCGAGTGGATGTATTCTATGCAAGGGCCAGCGCCAAGCCCTTTAAAGACAAAATTGGGTTCGTAAACGACCAGGCAGGTGCGACATTGCAACTGATCTGGCGCTTTTAG